One genomic segment of Coffea arabica cultivar ET-39 chromosome 6e, Coffea Arabica ET-39 HiFi, whole genome shotgun sequence includes these proteins:
- the LOC140009932 gene encoding uncharacterized protein, translating to MADELAEIMQNFDLSSTELQATSLGTEEIGGGIQECKISLIEKIMGERASNYTGVKNFVTTAWGYPKQLRVVELGLNMFQFILPFESDRERILQGGPWILDNQMLVLNNWYEGIEDDERVFCLAPLWIQVWNLPVHWISKEAGKKIGSIFHHVRDVIIPQTGGKEGRHLKLLVMVNISKPLLRGTIVKVGDVTKWASDTKYGPLMGHVSGCRRMNLLAIV from the coding sequence ATGGCGGATGAACTTGCTGAGATCATGCAGAATTTCGATCTTTCTAGCACCGAACTTCAAGCAACTAGCTTGGGTACTGAGGAGATAGGGGGTGGAATCCAAGAGTGTAAAATCAGCTTGATAGAAAAGATAATGGGTGAGAGAGCTTCAAACTACACTGGGGTGAAGAACTTTGTAACCACTGCATGGGGATACCCAAAACAATTAAGAGTGGTGGAGTTAGGACTGAACATGTTCCAGTTTATCTTGCCTTTTGAAAGTGACAGAGAGCGGATCCTACAGGGAGGGCCATGGATACTAGATAATCAAATGCTGGTTCTGAATAACTGGTATGAAGGGATAGAGGATGATGAAAGGGTATTTTGCTTGGCACCACTTTGGATTCAGGTTTGGAATTTACCGGTTCATTGGATTTCCAAAGAGGCAGGTAAGAAAATAGGCTCAATATTTCATCACGTGAGAGATGTTATAATTCCCCAGACTGGGGGAAAGGAAGGCAGACATTTGAAGCTTCTCGTTATGGTCAACATAAGTAAACCTCTGCTGCGAGGGACGATTGTAAAGGTGGGGGATGTTACTAAGTGGGCAagtgatacgaaatatgggccgcttatgggccatgtttcggGCTGCAGGAGAATGAATCTTTTAGCAatagtttag